One genomic segment of Aureimonas sp. AU20 includes these proteins:
- a CDS encoding formate dehydrogenase subunit delta, with the protein MSAPHEAGSDETGAHETGPSEAEKLVSMLNQVARFFEAQAHEPGALGVADHVAAFWTPRMRDTILAHLDAADGAGLRPLAREGLESLRARPPKAAKRALERAGGISVGTKPGADAG; encoded by the coding sequence ATGAGCGCGCCACACGAAGCGGGATCGGACGAGACCGGAGCGCACGAGACGGGACCGAGCGAGGCCGAAAAGCTCGTCTCCATGCTGAACCAGGTGGCGCGCTTCTTCGAGGCGCAGGCGCACGAGCCCGGCGCGCTGGGCGTCGCCGACCATGTCGCCGCCTTCTGGACGCCGCGCATGCGAGACACGATCCTCGCCCATCTCGACGCGGCGGACGGCGCGGGCCTGCGCCCCCTCGCCCGCGAGGGCCTGGAATCCCTGCGCGCCCGCCCGCCCAAAGCCGCCAAGCGCGCCCTGGAGCGAGCCGGCGGCATCTCGGTCGGCACCAAGCCGGGCGCCGACGCCGGCTGA
- a CDS encoding class II fumarate hydratase: MTDQPACRIEHDAFGPVEIPADRYWGGQTQRALGVFEIGDERFPASLVRTFGLQKLAAARANRRLGTIDPILADAIEAAARELWEGRFDDHFPLTIWQTGSGTQTNMNANEVIANRANEALGHPLGRRQPIHPNDHVNRSQSSNDSFPTVMHLSTAIKLRNGLLPALGLLRDTLAAKAREFEGIVKIGRTHMMDAVPMTVGQGFDAFARQIGLGIDRVEATMPRLYLLAQGGTAVGSGLNAPDGFDEVFCAEVASLSGLPFLPNPSKFEGMGAHDTLVEVSGALNVLAVSLIKIANDIRLLASGPRCGLGELVLPDDGLSSSIMPGKRNPTIAEALVQVAFQVIGNHATISAAGASGSFELNVAKPVLVHNLLQSIRLLTDGSRIFATKLVRGLDVDRERLAANVADALLLATVLNPILGYDRVADITKKALSENLTPRAAGIALGYVTGEDYDRIVDPKTMVAPVPR; the protein is encoded by the coding sequence ATGACCGATCAACCGGCTTGCCGGATCGAGCACGACGCCTTCGGCCCGGTCGAGATTCCCGCCGACCGCTATTGGGGCGGGCAGACGCAACGCGCGCTCGGTGTGTTCGAGATCGGCGACGAGCGTTTCCCGGCTTCTCTCGTTCGGACCTTCGGCCTGCAGAAGCTCGCGGCGGCCCGCGCCAATCGACGGCTCGGAACGATCGACCCGATCCTGGCCGACGCAATCGAGGCAGCGGCCCGCGAGTTGTGGGAGGGTCGCTTCGACGACCACTTTCCGCTGACGATCTGGCAGACGGGGTCCGGTACCCAGACCAACATGAATGCGAACGAGGTCATCGCAAACCGCGCCAACGAGGCCCTTGGGCACCCGCTCGGACGTCGCCAGCCGATCCATCCCAACGACCATGTGAATCGCTCGCAATCCTCGAACGACAGCTTTCCGACCGTCATGCACCTCTCGACGGCGATCAAGCTGCGCAACGGGCTGCTGCCCGCGCTCGGGCTCCTGCGCGACACGCTCGCCGCCAAGGCGCGGGAGTTCGAGGGCATCGTCAAGATCGGCCGGACCCACATGATGGACGCCGTTCCGATGACGGTCGGACAAGGCTTCGACGCCTTCGCCCGGCAGATCGGTCTCGGGATCGACCGGGTCGAGGCGACGATGCCGCGCCTGTACCTGCTGGCGCAAGGCGGCACGGCCGTTGGCTCGGGACTGAACGCGCCGGATGGGTTCGACGAGGTCTTCTGCGCCGAAGTGGCGAGCCTGAGCGGGCTCCCGTTCCTGCCCAATCCGAGCAAGTTCGAGGGGATGGGTGCTCATGACACTTTGGTCGAAGTCTCGGGCGCGCTCAACGTTCTCGCCGTCTCGCTGATCAAGATCGCCAACGACATCCGCCTGCTCGCCTCCGGGCCGCGATGCGGCCTCGGCGAGCTCGTCCTGCCGGACGACGGGCTGTCCTCCTCCATCATGCCGGGAAAGCGCAACCCGACCATTGCGGAGGCGCTGGTGCAGGTCGCCTTTCAGGTCATCGGCAATCACGCGACGATCTCGGCGGCGGGCGCGTCGGGAAGCTTCGAGCTCAACGTCGCCAAACCCGTTCTTGTCCACAACCTCCTGCAATCGATCCGCCTCCTGACGGACGGTTCGCGGATCTTCGCCACGAAACTGGTTCGAGGCCTCGACGTCGACCGAGAGCGTCTCGCCGCGAATGTCGCCGACGCGCTGCTCCTCGCCACGGTTCTCAATCCAATCTTGGGCTACGATCGCGTCGCCGACATCACCAAGAAGGCGCTGAGCGAGAACCTGACGCCGCGAGCGGCGGGCATCGCGCTGGGCTACGTGACAGGAGAGGACTACGACCGCATCGTCGACCCGAAGACGATGGTTGCACCTGTGCCGCGCTAG
- a CDS encoding OFA family MFS transporter, with translation MSSAADVSRPAKAGFLERENTVAKAGFNRWLIPPCALAIHLCIGMAYGFSVFWLPLSRAIGVSQSVTCDGMNLTTALFTTTCDWRVSDLLWMYTLFFVVLGASAAIWGGWLERAGPRKAGLVSAVCWCGGMVISALGIYLHQLWLMWLGSGIIGGIGLGLGYISPVSTLIKWFPDRRGMATGMAIMGFGGGAMIGSPLADMLMRHFASPEGVGVWQTFLVLAAVYFVFMVSGALGYRVPPENWRPAGWTPAEAKNRMIATGDVHLKDAHRTPQFWLIWVVLLTNVSASIGIIGVASPMLQEIFAGRLIGAEGVRFLDFTPEQRAAAAAVGAGFVGLVSLFNIGGRFFWASFSDRLGRKTTYAVILALGLAIYAALLPLSASGGLLFVFVASFCVIASMYGGGFATVPAYLADVFGTKFVGAIHGRLLTAWSLAGVFGGLITGTIRDRQIAAGVPRETVYQPIFLTVAALLAVGFVANLLVRPVAQKWQMRQEGKGASKPTLVGAAPAGGDYGIGRGGFSGAALLAWGIIALPLLWGVFITLQKAAALF, from the coding sequence ATGAGTTCCGCAGCCGATGTGTCGCGTCCAGCCAAAGCCGGCTTTCTGGAGCGGGAAAACACCGTCGCGAAGGCCGGTTTCAACCGCTGGCTGATCCCGCCCTGCGCCCTTGCCATCCATTTGTGTATCGGCATGGCCTACGGGTTCTCGGTGTTCTGGCTGCCGCTGTCGCGCGCCATCGGCGTGTCGCAGTCCGTCACCTGCGACGGTATGAACCTGACGACCGCCCTGTTCACGACAACGTGCGACTGGCGCGTGTCGGACCTTCTTTGGATGTACACGCTGTTCTTCGTGGTGCTCGGCGCCTCGGCCGCCATCTGGGGCGGCTGGCTGGAGCGGGCCGGTCCGCGCAAGGCCGGGCTCGTGTCGGCCGTGTGCTGGTGCGGCGGCATGGTGATTTCGGCGCTCGGCATCTACCTCCACCAACTCTGGCTGATGTGGCTGGGTTCAGGAATTATCGGCGGCATCGGCCTCGGGCTCGGCTACATCTCGCCGGTCTCCACGCTCATCAAATGGTTCCCGGACCGTCGCGGCATGGCGACCGGCATGGCGATCATGGGCTTTGGCGGCGGCGCGATGATCGGCTCACCGCTCGCCGACATGCTGATGCGCCATTTCGCCAGCCCTGAGGGCGTCGGCGTGTGGCAGACGTTCCTGGTGCTCGCCGCCGTCTACTTCGTGTTCATGGTGTCCGGCGCGCTGGGATACCGCGTGCCGCCCGAGAACTGGCGCCCCGCTGGCTGGACGCCCGCCGAGGCGAAGAACCGCATGATCGCCACCGGCGACGTGCACCTGAAGGACGCGCACAGGACGCCGCAGTTCTGGCTGATCTGGGTGGTGCTCCTCACCAACGTCTCCGCCTCGATCGGCATCATCGGCGTCGCCTCGCCCATGCTGCAAGAAATCTTCGCCGGGCGGCTGATCGGGGCCGAGGGCGTCCGCTTCCTCGACTTCACGCCCGAGCAGCGCGCCGCCGCCGCCGCCGTGGGCGCGGGCTTCGTCGGCCTCGTGTCGCTGTTCAACATCGGCGGGCGCTTCTTCTGGGCCTCCTTCTCCGACCGGCTCGGCCGCAAGACCACCTATGCCGTGATCTTGGCGCTCGGCCTTGCGATCTATGCCGCCCTGCTGCCGCTCAGCGCTTCCGGCGGCCTTCTGTTCGTGTTCGTCGCCTCGTTCTGCGTGATCGCCTCCATGTATGGCGGCGGCTTCGCCACCGTGCCGGCCTATCTCGCGGACGTGTTCGGCACCAAGTTCGTCGGCGCCATCCATGGCCGGCTGCTCACCGCCTGGTCGCTCGCGGGCGTCTTCGGCGGTCTCATCACCGGCACGATCCGAGACCGGCAGATCGCGGCCGGCGTGCCGCGCGAGACGGTGTACCAGCCGATCTTCCTGACGGTCGCCGCGCTTCTGGCGGTGGGCTTCGTGGCCAATCTCCTCGTTCGCCCCGTCGCGCAGAAATGGCAGATGCGCCAGGAGGGCAAGGGCGCCTCGAAGCCGACGCTGGTCGGCGCGGCCCCGGCGGGCGGCGACTACGGCATCGGGCGCGGCGGCTTCAGCGGCGCGGCGCTTCTGGCCTGGGGCATCATCGCCCTGCCGCTTCTCTGGGGCGTCTTCATCACGCTGCAGAAGGCCGCAGCCCTGTTCTGA
- a CDS encoding formate dehydrogenase beta subunit: protein MNGLVRVFVPRDAAALAVGADEVASAIAQAAAQAGRAVEIVRTGSRGMHFLEVLVEVETADGRIGYGPVGEADVAALVAAGLFEGGAHPLRIGRPEAHPFLARQTRSTMALCGIVDPRSESDYRAHGGWRGLQAALAMSAEERVKTVAASGLRGRGGAGFPTGIKWDTVRMASADRKYVVCNADEGDSGTFADRMTMEGDPFRLVEGMAIAGVSVGATYGYIYIRSEYPHAIEAMEHAIVEARRAGWLGSSVGGSGLAFDMEVRVGAGAYVCGEETSLLNSIEGKRGIVRAKPPLPALKGLFGRPTVVNNVLSLAAVPAIFAEGPEAYERLGLGRSRGTMPVQLGGNVRHGGLVEVPFGITLGELVNEIGGGTASGRPVRAVQVGGPLGAYFPPSLFDTPFDYEAFTAKDGLIGHGGITVFDDTVDMAHMARFAMEFCAAESCGKCTPCRIGAVRGQETMDRVLAAREAGRSARAELDLLADLCETMKFGSLCALGGFTPYPVMSAMTHFREDFDLDARPLPAALQTAN from the coding sequence ATGAACGGGCTGGTTCGTGTCTTCGTGCCGCGCGACGCCGCGGCTCTCGCGGTCGGCGCCGACGAGGTGGCGAGCGCCATCGCGCAGGCCGCAGCGCAAGCGGGGCGCGCCGTCGAGATCGTGCGCACCGGCTCGCGCGGGATGCACTTTCTGGAAGTGCTGGTCGAGGTCGAGACGGCGGACGGGCGCATCGGCTACGGCCCTGTTGGCGAGGCGGACGTCGCCGCGCTGGTCGCGGCGGGCCTGTTCGAGGGCGGCGCGCATCCGCTGCGCATCGGGCGGCCCGAGGCGCATCCGTTCCTTGCTCGCCAGACGCGCTCCACCATGGCGCTGTGCGGCATCGTCGATCCGCGCTCGGAAAGCGATTATCGCGCCCATGGCGGCTGGCGCGGGCTCCAAGCGGCGCTCGCCATGAGCGCCGAGGAAAGGGTCAAGACCGTCGCCGCCTCCGGGCTGCGCGGGCGCGGCGGCGCGGGCTTTCCCACGGGCATCAAGTGGGACACGGTGCGCATGGCATCGGCCGACCGGAAATATGTCGTCTGCAATGCCGACGAAGGCGATTCCGGTACGTTCGCGGACCGCATGACCATGGAAGGCGATCCGTTCCGCCTCGTGGAGGGCATGGCGATCGCGGGCGTCAGCGTCGGCGCGACCTATGGCTATATCTATATCCGCTCGGAATATCCGCACGCGATCGAGGCGATGGAGCACGCCATCGTCGAAGCGCGCCGCGCCGGATGGCTCGGGAGCTCGGTCGGTGGCTCGGGGCTGGCCTTCGACATGGAGGTGCGCGTCGGCGCCGGCGCCTATGTCTGCGGCGAGGAAACCTCGCTTCTCAACTCGATCGAGGGCAAGCGCGGCATCGTGCGCGCCAAGCCGCCGCTGCCGGCGCTGAAGGGCCTGTTCGGCAGGCCGACCGTGGTCAACAACGTCCTCTCGCTCGCCGCCGTGCCGGCGATCTTCGCCGAAGGGCCGGAGGCCTACGAGCGGCTGGGTCTCGGACGCTCGCGCGGCACCATGCCGGTGCAGCTCGGCGGCAATGTGCGCCATGGCGGCCTGGTGGAAGTGCCCTTCGGCATCACCTTGGGCGAACTCGTCAACGAGATCGGCGGCGGCACGGCCTCGGGCCGGCCGGTGCGCGCGGTGCAGGTCGGCGGCCCGCTCGGCGCCTATTTCCCGCCCTCGCTCTTCGACACGCCCTTCGACTACGAGGCCTTCACGGCCAAGGACGGGCTGATCGGCCATGGCGGCATCACCGTGTTCGACGACACGGTCGACATGGCGCATATGGCGCGCTTCGCCATGGAGTTCTGCGCGGCGGAAAGCTGCGGCAAGTGCACGCCCTGCCGCATCGGCGCGGTGCGCGGGCAGGAGACGATGGACCGCGTGCTCGCCGCGCGCGAGGCCGGGCGCTCCGCCAGGGCCGAGCTCGATCTCCTGGCCGACCTCTGCGAGACGATGAAGTTCGGCTCGCTCTGCGCGCTCGGCGGCTTCACGCCCTACCCCGTCATGAGCGCGATGACGCATTTTCGCGAAGACTTCGATCTCGACGCGCGGCCGCTCCCGGCCGCGCTCCAGACGGCGAACTGA
- a CDS encoding helix-turn-helix domain-containing protein, which translates to MKKLAPRFIGERIRALRNGRAQSQAAMAERLGISVSYLSQIENGDRPVTPAVLSAVAAAFPSDWAAIDGDDEAALLIDVLEAAGDPSVEGVLSPDTARRAVHRQPLLARRLAALYAAYRRTQDQLRVLDDRVDTSEGPRSQLPWERVRDWFHSERNYVDALDRAAEEIAEAIDGPMAPGLERLLLDRHGVRVRAQASAGDALRSFDAATKTLRIDPHQTPETQTFQIAYQFARLDFQERIGEIAGSLGPARELLATGLTNYAAAAILMPYRRFRDSALELRHDIDRLRRVFGTSFEQTCHRLSTLQRPGLAGTPFFFCRVDMAGNITKRHSATALQFARFGGACPLWIVHEAVAIPDRILVQLAEMPDGIRYLSMAKGLVKPSSSFARPPRRYAVAIGCEIAHAADFVYADAIGTNGTPTPIGSSCRICPRQDCDQRAFPPAAADIQLDSDHRGPVPYTFR; encoded by the coding sequence ATGAAGAAGCTCGCGCCCCGTTTCATCGGGGAGCGTATCCGGGCGCTGCGCAACGGCCGGGCGCAAAGCCAGGCCGCGATGGCGGAGCGGCTGGGCATTTCCGTCAGCTATCTCTCGCAGATCGAGAACGGCGACCGGCCGGTGACGCCGGCCGTGCTTTCGGCGGTCGCCGCCGCCTTCCCGTCCGACTGGGCGGCGATCGACGGGGACGACGAGGCCGCGCTGCTGATCGACGTCCTGGAGGCCGCCGGCGATCCCAGCGTCGAGGGCGTGCTTTCGCCTGACACGGCCCGGCGCGCCGTTCACCGCCAGCCGCTTCTGGCCCGCCGCCTCGCCGCGCTCTACGCCGCCTATCGCCGGACGCAGGATCAATTGCGCGTTCTCGACGACCGGGTGGACACGAGCGAGGGCCCGCGCTCGCAGCTGCCCTGGGAGCGCGTGCGCGACTGGTTCCATTCCGAGCGGAACTATGTCGACGCGCTGGACCGGGCGGCGGAGGAGATCGCCGAGGCGATCGATGGGCCGATGGCGCCGGGGCTGGAGCGCCTGCTTCTGGATCGCCACGGCGTCCGCGTCCGGGCGCAGGCCTCTGCGGGCGACGCGCTGCGCAGCTTCGACGCCGCCACGAAGACCCTTCGCATCGATCCGCACCAGACGCCGGAAACCCAGACCTTCCAGATCGCCTATCAGTTCGCCCGCCTCGACTTCCAGGAAAGGATCGGGGAGATTGCCGGCTCGCTCGGCCCGGCGCGCGAGCTTCTGGCGACGGGCCTGACGAACTACGCCGCCGCCGCCATCCTGATGCCCTACCGGCGCTTTCGCGACTCGGCGCTGGAACTACGGCACGACATCGACCGGTTGCGCCGCGTCTTCGGCACCAGCTTCGAGCAGACCTGTCACCGGCTGTCCACGCTGCAGCGGCCGGGCCTGGCGGGAACGCCGTTCTTCTTCTGCCGCGTGGACATGGCGGGCAACATCACCAAGCGCCATTCCGCCACCGCGCTCCAGTTCGCGCGCTTCGGCGGCGCCTGCCCGCTCTGGATCGTGCACGAGGCCGTCGCCATTCCCGACCGCATCCTGGTGCAGCTCGCCGAGATGCCCGACGGCATTCGCTACCTCTCGATGGCCAAGGGGCTGGTGAAGCCCTCCTCCAGCTTCGCGCGCCCCCCGCGCCGCTACGCCGTGGCGATCGGCTGCGAGATCGCGCATGCCGCCGACTTCGTCTATGCCGACGCGATCGGCACCAACGGCACCCCGACGCCGATCGGATCGTCCTGCCGCATCTGCCCGCGCCAGGACTGCGACCAGCGGGCCTTTCCGCCCGCGGCCGCCGACATCCAGCTCGATTCCGACCATAGGGGTCCCGTGCCCTACACGTTCCGCTGA
- a CDS encoding LysR family transcriptional regulator, protein MQIRHLQYFVTLARVGHFRRAAESCGVSQPTLSAGLNSLETLLGVELVRRDRRFVGLTAEGEAALPWAQQMLHDCDGMLRAAGRPGIGLSGRLRLGVIPAAMPAAGAIPPVLAIDHPDLQPVILSMTSREIERALHAHDIDGGITYLESEPLSGVISWTFYEERYRFATPADGEFAGRSSISWAEAASAPLCLLTRDMQNRRILDAQMTRVGVEMRPRATANSYTALLSMVRMGGLSSILPHPQARTAERDPSILVLPFDDPSPPQAVGLVVLDRHPMSALTRAILSCVRSAEFRRQIEPLRDTR, encoded by the coding sequence ATGCAGATCCGACATCTCCAGTATTTCGTCACCCTGGCGCGCGTCGGCCATTTCCGCCGCGCGGCGGAAAGCTGCGGCGTGTCGCAGCCGACGCTCTCGGCCGGGCTCAACTCGCTGGAGACCCTGCTCGGGGTGGAACTGGTGCGGCGCGACCGGCGCTTCGTCGGGCTGACGGCCGAGGGCGAGGCGGCCCTGCCCTGGGCGCAGCAGATGCTGCACGATTGCGACGGAATGCTGCGCGCAGCCGGCCGGCCGGGCATCGGCCTGTCCGGGCGGCTGCGCCTCGGCGTCATCCCGGCCGCCATGCCGGCGGCGGGTGCCATCCCGCCGGTTCTGGCGATCGACCATCCCGATCTTCAGCCGGTGATCCTGTCCATGACCTCGCGCGAGATCGAGCGCGCGCTTCATGCGCACGATATCGACGGCGGCATTACCTATCTGGAAAGCGAGCCGCTGTCGGGCGTCATCAGCTGGACCTTCTACGAGGAGCGCTACCGCTTCGCGACGCCGGCCGACGGCGAATTCGCCGGCCGCTCGTCCATCTCCTGGGCCGAGGCGGCCTCGGCCCCGCTCTGCCTTCTCACGCGCGACATGCAGAACCGGCGCATTCTCGACGCGCAGATGACCCGCGTCGGCGTCGAGATGCGCCCGCGCGCCACCGCCAATTCCTACACCGCGCTTCTCTCGATGGTGCGCATGGGCGGCCTGTCCTCGATCCTGCCCCATCCCCAGGCCCGCACGGCCGAGCGCGATCCCTCGATCCTGGTCCTGCCCTTCGACGATCCCTCGCCGCCCCAGGCCGTGGGGCTCGTCGTGCTCGATCGCCATCCGATGTCGGCGCTGACGCGCGCGATCCTCTCCTGCGTACGCTCGGCCGAGTTCCGCCGCCAGATCGAGCCGCTGCGGGACACACGCTGA
- a CDS encoding formate dehydrogenase subunit gamma, with amino-acid sequence MLDSARRSVPFDRERLDEIIAAHKDRPGALLPILHEVQGEFGMVDDAAVPVIALALNLSRADVHGVLTFYHDFRRQPAGRTVVKLCSAEACQAAGGRALQARAEELLGVPMKATSGDGAVTLEPVYCLGLCSVAPAAMVNGKIHGRLSAERLATLLGEAVR; translated from the coding sequence ATGCTCGATTCCGCGCGACGCTCCGTTCCCTTCGACCGAGAGCGGCTGGACGAGATCATCGCCGCCCACAAGGATCGGCCCGGCGCGCTCTTGCCGATCCTGCACGAGGTGCAGGGCGAGTTCGGCATGGTGGACGACGCCGCCGTGCCGGTGATCGCGCTAGCGCTCAACCTGTCGCGCGCCGATGTGCACGGCGTTCTCACCTTCTATCACGACTTCCGCCGCCAGCCGGCGGGCCGCACCGTGGTCAAGCTCTGCTCGGCCGAGGCCTGCCAGGCGGCGGGCGGGCGGGCGCTCCAGGCCCGGGCCGAGGAACTGCTGGGCGTGCCCATGAAGGCGACCAGCGGCGACGGCGCGGTGACGCTGGAGCCGGTCTACTGCCTCGGCCTCTGCTCCGTCGCCCCGGCGGCGATGGTGAACGGCAAGATCCATGGCCGCCTGTCGGCCGAGCGACTGGCGACGCTTCTCGGGGAGGCCGTGCGATGA
- the fdhF gene encoding formate dehydrogenase subunit alpha — protein MSLVHETDHGTPERRSEKMVTLTIDGESVTVPAGTSLMRAASLMGTKIPKLCASDSLEPFGSCRMCLVEVEGLRGTPASCTTLAADNMVVHTQTDRLAKLRRGVMELYISDHPLDCLTCSANGDCELQDTAGEVGLREVRYGQHGENHVHAHEHGEANPLFMEKDLSNPYFQYDPSKCIVCSRCVRACEEVQGTFALTIAGRGFDSRVSPSQGQDFFSSECVSCGACVQACPTATLMEKSVVAIGVPEHSKVTTCAYCGVGCSFKAEMRGEELVRMVPWKDGKANHGHSCVKGRFAYGYANHRERITKPMIRASTSDPWQEVSWEEAIAHTASEFRRIQEKYGRNAVGGITSSRCTNEETFLVQKLIRAGFGNNNVDTCARVCHSPTGYGLKTTLGTSAGTQDFDSVEESDVILVIGANPTDGHPVFASRMKKRLREGAELIVIDPRRIDLVRTPHVEAAHHLPLRPGTNVAVLTAMAHVIVTEGLVDEEYVRARCDLEAFAAWAEFVSDPARSPEASEPMTRVPAADLRAAARLYATGGRAAIYYGLGVTEHSQGSTTVMAIANLAMATGNIGRRGAGVNPLRGQNNVQGACDMGSFPHELSGYRHVSDDTARALFETMWGVELDDEPGMRIPNMLDAAVAGEFKGIYIQGEDILQSDPNTRHVTAGLAAMECVVVQDLFLNETAVHAHVFLPGSTFLEKDGTFTNAERRIQRVRRVMKPKNGYADWEITQLLSNALGLPMAYAHPSEIMAEIAALTPTFSGVSYERLETESLQWPVNEKAPLGTPLMHMEGFVRGKGLFVVTEYVPTDEKVGPRFPLLLTTGRILSQYNVGAQTRRTDNVLWHEEDLLEIHPHDAEERGIREGAFVKVASRAGDTSLRARITDRVAPGVVYTTFHHPLTQANVVTTDYSDWATNCPEYKVTAVQVSPSNGPSDWQEHYNSFAERSRRVAQAEPAE, from the coding sequence ATGTCGCTCGTTCACGAGACCGACCACGGCACACCCGAGCGCCGCTCCGAGAAGATGGTGACGCTGACGATCGACGGCGAAAGCGTCACCGTGCCGGCGGGCACCAGCCTGATGCGCGCCGCGAGCCTGATGGGCACCAAGATCCCCAAGCTCTGCGCGAGCGACTCGCTGGAGCCCTTCGGCTCCTGCCGCATGTGCCTCGTGGAAGTGGAAGGGCTGCGCGGCACGCCGGCCTCCTGCACCACGCTGGCGGCCGACAACATGGTGGTCCACACGCAGACCGACCGGCTCGCCAAGCTGCGCCGGGGCGTGATGGAACTCTACATCTCCGACCACCCGCTGGACTGCCTGACCTGCTCGGCCAATGGCGACTGCGAGCTGCAGGACACGGCGGGCGAAGTCGGCCTGCGCGAGGTGCGCTACGGCCAGCACGGCGAGAACCACGTCCATGCCCACGAGCATGGCGAGGCGAACCCGCTCTTCATGGAGAAGGACCTCTCCAACCCCTATTTCCAGTACGACCCGTCCAAATGCATCGTCTGCTCGCGCTGCGTTCGGGCCTGCGAGGAGGTGCAGGGCACGTTCGCGCTGACCATCGCCGGGCGCGGCTTCGACAGCCGCGTTTCGCCCAGCCAGGGGCAGGACTTCTTCTCCTCCGAATGCGTGTCCTGCGGCGCCTGCGTCCAGGCCTGCCCCACCGCGACGCTGATGGAAAAGTCGGTGGTGGCGATCGGCGTGCCCGAGCATTCCAAGGTCACGACCTGCGCCTATTGCGGCGTCGGCTGCTCCTTCAAGGCCGAGATGCGCGGCGAGGAGCTGGTGCGCATGGTGCCTTGGAAGGACGGCAAGGCCAATCACGGCCATAGCTGCGTCAAGGGCCGCTTCGCCTATGGCTACGCCAACCACCGCGAGCGCATCACCAAGCCGATGATCCGCGCCTCGACCTCCGATCCCTGGCAGGAAGTGTCGTGGGAGGAGGCGATCGCCCACACGGCGTCCGAGTTCCGCCGCATCCAGGAGAAGTACGGGCGCAACGCGGTCGGCGGCATCACCTCGTCCCGCTGCACCAACGAGGAGACGTTCCTCGTCCAGAAGCTGATCCGGGCGGGTTTCGGCAACAACAATGTCGACACCTGCGCCCGCGTCTGCCACTCGCCGACCGGCTACGGGCTGAAGACCACGCTCGGCACCTCGGCCGGCACGCAGGACTTCGATTCCGTCGAAGAATCCGACGTCATTCTCGTGATCGGCGCCAACCCGACCGATGGGCATCCGGTCTTCGCCAGCCGCATGAAGAAGCGACTGCGCGAGGGCGCGGAGCTGATCGTGATCGACCCGCGCCGCATCGACCTCGTGCGCACGCCGCATGTGGAAGCCGCGCACCACCTGCCGCTGCGCCCCGGCACCAACGTCGCCGTTCTCACCGCCATGGCGCATGTGATCGTCACCGAAGGGCTGGTGGACGAGGAGTATGTGCGCGCGCGCTGCGATCTGGAGGCCTTCGCGGCCTGGGCGGAGTTCGTGTCCGACCCCGCGCGCTCGCCGGAAGCCAGCGAGCCGATGACCCGCGTTCCCGCGGCCGACCTTCGCGCCGCCGCACGTCTCTACGCCACGGGCGGCCGGGCGGCGATCTACTACGGGCTCGGCGTCACCGAACACAGCCAGGGCTCCACCACGGTCATGGCCATCGCGAACCTCGCCATGGCCACCGGCAATATCGGCCGTCGCGGCGCGGGCGTGAACCCGCTTCGCGGGCAGAACAACGTGCAGGGCGCCTGCGACATGGGCTCCTTCCCGCACGAGCTGTCGGGCTATCGCCACGTGTCCGACGACACGGCGCGCGCCCTGTTCGAGACCATGTGGGGCGTCGAGCTCGACGACGAGCCGGGCATGCGCATTCCCAACATGCTGGACGCGGCGGTCGCCGGCGAGTTCAAGGGCATCTACATCCAGGGCGAGGACATTCTCCAGTCCGACCCCAACACGCGCCATGTCACGGCGGGCCTCGCCGCCATGGAATGTGTCGTGGTGCAGGACCTGTTCCTGAACGAGACGGCGGTCCACGCCCATGTCTTCCTGCCGGGCTCGACCTTCCTGGAGAAGGACGGCACCTTCACCAATGCCGAGCGCCGCATCCAGCGCGTGCGACGCGTGATGAAACCCAAGAACGGCTATGCCGACTGGGAGATCACGCAGCTTCTCTCCAACGCGCTCGGCCTGCCGATGGCCTACGCGCATCCGTCCGAGATCATGGCCGAGATCGCGGCGCTGACGCCTACCTTCTCGGGCGTGTCCTACGAGCGCCTGGAGACCGAGTCCCTGCAATGGCCGGTCAATGAAAAGGCCCCGCTCGGCACGCCGCTCATGCACATGGAAGGTTTCGTGCGCGGCAAGGGCCTCTTCGTGGTGACGGAATACGTGCCGACCGACGAGAAGGTCGGCCCGCGCTTCCCGCTTCTGCTCACCACGGGCCGCATCCTGTCGCAGTACAATGTCGGCGCGCAGACGCGGCGCACGGACAACGTGCTCTGGCACGAGGAGGATCTCCTCGAAATCCACCCGCACGACGCCGAGGAGCGGGGCATCCGCGAGGGCGCCTTCGTCAAGGTGGCGAGCCGGGCCGGCGACACGAGCCTGCGCGCGCGCATCACGGACCGCGTGGCGCCGGGCGTCGTCTACACGACCTTCCACCATCCGCTGACGCAGGCCAACGTCGTGACGACGGACTATTCGGACTGGGCCACCAACTGCCCGGAATACAAGGTGACCGCCGTTCAGGTCTCGCCTTCCAACGGGCCGAGCGACTGGCAGGAGCACTACAACAGCTTCGCGGAGCGCTCGCGCCGCGTCGCCCAGGCGGAGCCGGCGGAATGA